In a single window of the Chondrocystis sp. NIES-4102 genome:
- a CDS encoding conserved hypothetical membrane protein, protein MHKIPNSTRTPWYKSLNSTGVIQVLEFIQDLIIISLCIGLFSFMAIQLKEMFISLLPPLDFTQVTADILFLLILVELFRLLIIYLQERRVSIGVAVEVSIVSVLREIIVKGILETPWSQVLATCSFLLVLGVLLVVRVWLPPTFEGVDPEQKVSERYKQKSVIKN, encoded by the coding sequence ATGCACAAAATCCCCAATTCTACCCGAACTCCTTGGTATAAATCGCTAAATAGTACAGGAGTAATCCAAGTTCTAGAATTTATTCAAGATTTAATTATTATCTCTCTGTGCATTGGTTTATTTAGCTTCATGGCAATTCAGTTAAAAGAGATGTTTATCTCTTTGCTACCACCTTTAGATTTTACTCAGGTGACGGCTGACATTTTGTTTTTATTGATTTTGGTGGAATTATTCCGCTTATTAATCATTTACCTACAAGAACGCCGAGTTTCTATTGGTGTCGCCGTTGAAGTCTCTATTGTTTCTGTTCTAAGAGAAATCATTGTTAAAGGCATTTTAGAAACTCCTTGGAGTCAGGTATTAGCAACTTGTTCTTTTTTACTAGTCTTAGGCGTTCTCTTAGTAGTACGAGTCTGGTTACCTCCCACCTTTGAAGGAGTAGATCCTGAACAAAAAGTATCGGAAAGATATAAGCAAAAATCAGTGATTAAAAATTAG
- a CDS encoding flavoprotein, producing MKLTTINHTPAKQRDVQIANIASNTKILRSRTWDRLKFEVEYSRQKGTTSNSYIIQADKTALIDPPGQSFTNIYLETVEQHLSWQQLDYIILQHINPNRLATIQSLAGKALRAKIICSKPAVKALEAALMFPQWRSRIQVVRDNDTLDLGQGHILQFLSVPTPRWVDGLCTYDPQTKILYTDKFFGAHICEEAIFDDNWKQLDSDRRFYFDCLHASQTKQLEAALAKFQPLESKIYAPAHGSLIKYSLNRFSYDYQQWCQQQVSQEFNVVLFYASAYGNTATIANAIAQGLLQSEVGVQLINCELATPEEITQAIQTCDGFIIGSPTLGGHAPTQIQTALGILLGNVAKTKLAGVFGSYGWSGEAIDMLESKLRDAHYSFGFEPIRVRFSPTVATLEECEQAGQEFAQKLKKNKRLRTPRQGVTETQIDRTEQAVGRVVGSLCVLTTNHDNQHSGVLTSWVSQATFNPPGIMMAVGADQNSDLIRNPGDKLVLNILDEGKNVRRNFSYQSNQAFENVTTKPANNGCLIIEEALAYLECTVASRIDSGDRTLIYAVVDQGEVLENHGVTAMQHRKSGSHY from the coding sequence ATGAAATTAACAACCATCAACCATACCCCTGCTAAACAAAGAGACGTTCAGATAGCAAATATTGCCAGCAACACTAAGATATTGCGATCGCGTACTTGGGATAGATTAAAATTTGAAGTGGAATATTCTCGCCAAAAAGGTACGACTTCTAATTCTTATATAATTCAAGCGGATAAAACTGCTTTAATAGATCCGCCAGGACAATCATTTACTAATATTTATTTAGAGACTGTAGAACAACATCTTTCTTGGCAGCAGTTAGATTATATTATCTTGCAGCACATTAATCCTAACCGTTTGGCAACGATCCAAAGTTTAGCAGGCAAAGCACTAAGAGCCAAAATAATTTGTTCTAAACCTGCGGTTAAAGCTTTAGAAGCTGCTTTAATGTTTCCACAATGGCGATCGCGTATTCAGGTAGTTAGGGATAATGATACTTTAGATTTGGGACAAGGGCATATCTTGCAATTTCTCAGTGTTCCTACTCCTCGTTGGGTAGATGGGTTATGTACCTATGATCCTCAAACTAAAATTCTTTATACTGATAAGTTTTTTGGCGCGCATATCTGTGAAGAAGCAATCTTTGATGATAATTGGAAACAATTAGATTCTGATCGTAGATTCTATTTTGACTGTCTTCATGCTAGCCAAACTAAACAATTAGAAGCAGCTTTAGCGAAATTTCAACCCTTGGAGAGTAAAATATATGCCCCTGCTCACGGTAGCTTAATCAAATATAGTCTCAATCGTTTTAGCTATGATTATCAACAGTGGTGTCAACAGCAAGTAAGCCAAGAATTTAATGTAGTTCTTTTTTACGCCTCCGCTTATGGGAATACTGCCACCATAGCAAACGCAATCGCTCAAGGATTGTTACAATCTGAAGTAGGAGTGCAATTAATTAACTGTGAATTAGCAACCCCTGAAGAAATTACTCAAGCTATTCAAACCTGTGATGGATTTATCATTGGTTCGCCCACATTAGGCGGTCATGCACCAACCCAAATTCAAACTGCTTTGGGAATTCTTTTGGGTAACGTAGCTAAAACTAAGCTTGCAGGCGTATTTGGTTCTTATGGCTGGAGTGGTGAGGCGATCGATATGTTGGAGAGTAAGCTTAGAGATGCTCATTATAGCTTTGGTTTTGAACCGATCCGTGTCCGCTTTAGTCCCACTGTGGCAACTTTAGAAGAATGTGAGCAGGCAGGTCAAGAATTTGCCCAAAAACTTAAGAAAAATAAAAGGCTACGTACTCCTCGTCAAGGGGTAACAGAAACTCAAATTGATCGCACAGAACAAGCAGTGGGTAGAGTTGTTGGTTCTCTTTGTGTTTTAACTACTAATCATGATAATCAACATAGCGGTGTGCTAACTTCTTGGGTATCCCAGGCTACTTTTAATCCTCCTGGTATTATGATGGCGGTGGGTGCGGATCAAAATAGCGATCTTATTAGAAATCCTGGGGATAAGCTGGTATTAAACATTCTGGATGAAGGCAAAAATGTCCGACGCAACTTTTCTTATCAAAGTAATCAAGCTTTTGAGAATGTTACGACTAAACCTGCCAATAACGGTTGTTTAATTATTGAAGAGGCGTTGGCATATCTCGAATGTACTGTTGCCAGTCGTATAGATTCGGGCGATCGCACTTTGATTTATGCAGTTGTTGATCAAGGTGAAGTTTTAGAAAATCATGGTGTTACGGCTATGCAACATCGTAAGTCAGGTAGTCATTATTAA
- a CDS encoding glutamine amidotransferase of anthranilate synthase: MILVIDNYDSFTYNLVQYLGELGQELPVASDIRVYRNDAIDIDTITQLNPDGIVISPGPGRPEDAGISLQLIKQLGAQIPILGVCLGHQSIGQVFGGKIVSAPVLMHGKTSEVYHHNTGVFEGLESPFTATRYHSLIIDKQTIPDTLEITAWVEDGTIMGVRHRDYPLLQGVQFHPESILTVNGKSLLRNFLQSLNNQ; the protein is encoded by the coding sequence TTGATTCTGGTTATTGATAACTACGATAGTTTTACTTACAATTTGGTGCAATATTTGGGAGAATTAGGGCAAGAGTTGCCTGTAGCTTCAGATATACGTGTTTATCGTAATGATGCTATCGATATTGACACTATTACTCAACTTAATCCTGATGGTATTGTAATTTCTCCTGGCCCAGGTCGCCCCGAAGATGCTGGAATTTCTCTTCAATTAATTAAGCAATTAGGAGCGCAAATACCTATTTTGGGTGTATGTTTAGGTCATCAAAGTATTGGTCAAGTTTTTGGAGGAAAAATAGTCTCAGCCCCAGTCTTAATGCACGGTAAAACTTCTGAAGTTTATCATCACAACACAGGTGTTTTTGAGGGCTTAGAATCACCCTTTACAGCAACTAGATATCATAGTCTAATTATCGATAAACAAACTATTCCAGACACTCTAGAAATTACAGCTTGGGTAGAAGACGGTACAATTATGGGCGTGCGTCACCGTGATTATCCTTTACTTCAAGGAGTACAATTTCATCCAGAAAGTATTTTGACAGTTAACGGAAAATCCTTATTACGTAACTTTTTGCAATCTTTAAATAATCAATAA
- a CDS encoding diacylglycerol kinase, with protein sequence MKSSTIVPVSAESSSSNKKIIRRLAWQVAPNLFLSFKYAWAGVRYAFATQRNFRIHTIIGVVAVSLGLFLEIRAIEMAVIVMTCAVVMVLELINTAIESVVDLTVKQSYHELAKIAKDCAAGAVLVSAIAAVLVAAFILLPPLVQLIVTM encoded by the coding sequence ATGAAATCTTCTACTATTGTCCCTGTCAGTGCCGAATCATCCTCCAGTAATAAGAAAATTATTCGTCGTTTAGCATGGCAAGTAGCACCGAACTTATTTCTAAGCTTTAAATATGCTTGGGCGGGGGTGCGTTATGCTTTTGCAACTCAAAGAAACTTTAGAATTCATACTATAATTGGCGTTGTGGCTGTTAGTTTGGGCTTGTTTTTAGAAATAAGAGCAATAGAAATGGCTGTAATTGTAATGACTTGTGCCGTGGTTATGGTCTTAGAATTAATTAACACAGCGATCGAATCAGTTGTAGATTTAACAGTTAAACAAAGTTATCATGAACTGGCGAAAATAGCTAAAGATTGTGCTGCTGGTGCAGTTTTAGTAAGTGCGATCGCAGCCGTGTTAGTAGCTGCTTTTATTTTGCTTCCCCCTCTGGTACAACTTATAGTAACAATGTAA
- a CDS encoding putative phosphatidate cytidylyltransferase: MSDFEISLPSNSSITDFVYPLGAVFLYLAILVILAEVLNRLITDDPELTRKVVHIGSGNVILLAWWFNISQTVIVSAAIIAAAIAITSYIVPILPSIESVGRKSFGTLFYAISIGVLAACFWQNHPEYVAIGILIMAWGDGMAAIIGQRFGKHHYQVGTIRKSWEGSLAMTASALLVTASILLFVEGNSWQVWSISLLVAVVATLLEAFSKLGIDNLTVPLGSGFLCFLCVQALS; this comes from the coding sequence ATGAGTGATTTTGAAATCTCATTACCAAGTAATAGTTCCATTACTGATTTTGTCTATCCTTTGGGGGCTGTCTTCCTATATTTGGCAATATTAGTAATTTTAGCTGAGGTTTTAAATCGCCTAATTACTGATGATCCTGAATTAACCCGCAAAGTTGTACATATCGGTAGTGGAAATGTCATTTTATTAGCTTGGTGGTTCAACATCTCTCAGACAGTAATTGTTAGTGCAGCCATAATTGCAGCAGCGATCGCTATTACATCTTATATCGTGCCAATTCTCCCCAGTATTGAAAGTGTCGGTCGTAAAAGTTTTGGTACATTATTTTATGCCATTAGTATAGGTGTTCTAGCAGCTTGTTTTTGGCAAAATCATCCTGAATATGTAGCGATAGGCATTTTAATTATGGCTTGGGGGGATGGTATGGCTGCTATTATTGGTCAACGATTTGGGAAACACCACTACCAGGTAGGAACAATTCGTAAAAGTTGGGAAGGATCATTAGCTATGACAGCATCTGCTTTGCTGGTGACGGCGAGTATCCTGTTATTTGTTGAGGGTAATAGTTGGCAGGTATGGTCAATTTCCCTACTGGTTGCAGTGGTTGCTACGCTATTAGAAGCATTCTCTAAACTAGGGATAGATAACTTAACTGTACCTTTGGGTAGTGGTTTCCTATGTTTTTTATGTGTCCAGGCACTATCATAA
- a CDS encoding 4-hydroxy-3-methylbut-2-enyl diphosphate reductase, with amino-acid sequence MTDQKIDTKAFKRSLQQSENYHRRGFGHEEEVASTMNSEYQSDLIQHIRDRHGLLQRGDVTISLAESFGFCWGVERAVAMAYEARQHFPTETIWITNEIIHNPSVNQRLKDMNVGFIEVIDGEKDFSVVDQGDVVILPAFGASVQEMQLLNDQGCKIVDTTCPWVSKVWNSVEKHKKRDYTSIIHGKYAHEETVATSSFADRYLVVLNLAQAQYVADYILHGGDRTEFLTKFKNAYSQGFDPDQDLVRVGIANQTTMLKSETEQIGKLLETTMLKKYGPTELDDHFMSFNTICDATQERQDAMFNLVEQDLSLMIVIGGFNSSNTTHLQEIAVEHNIPSYHIDSVERIISRDRLEHKPLDQDLTIAENWLPDGAITVGITSGASTPDKVVADVIEKIFELKATSVIS; translated from the coding sequence ATGACTGATCAAAAAATAGATACCAAAGCCTTTAAACGCTCTTTACAACAGTCAGAAAACTATCATCGTCGTGGGTTTGGACATGAGGAAGAAGTAGCAAGCACAATGAATAGCGAGTATCAAAGTGATTTGATCCAACATATTCGCGATCGCCATGGTCTTTTGCAAAGAGGAGACGTTACTATTAGTCTGGCTGAATCTTTCGGGTTTTGCTGGGGAGTTGAAAGGGCGGTAGCTATGGCTTATGAGGCTCGTCAGCATTTTCCCACAGAAACGATTTGGATTACCAATGAGATAATACATAATCCTTCGGTTAATCAGCGTTTAAAAGATATGAATGTTGGTTTTATTGAAGTTATTGATGGGGAAAAGGATTTTAGTGTCGTTGATCAAGGGGATGTGGTTATCCTTCCTGCTTTTGGGGCTAGTGTTCAAGAAATGCAGTTACTTAATGATCAAGGTTGTAAAATTGTAGATACTACCTGTCCTTGGGTATCTAAAGTTTGGAATTCAGTTGAAAAGCATAAAAAACGTGATTACACTTCGATTATTCATGGAAAATATGCTCACGAGGAAACTGTAGCTACAAGTTCCTTTGCCGATCGCTATTTAGTAGTTTTGAATTTGGCACAGGCGCAATATGTCGCTGATTATATTCTTCATGGTGGCGATCGCACTGAATTTTTAACTAAATTTAAAAACGCTTATTCTCAAGGTTTTGATCCAGATCAGGATTTGGTTAGAGTGGGAATTGCTAATCAAACTACCATGCTCAAAAGTGAAACAGAGCAAATAGGTAAACTACTTGAAACTACCATGCTAAAAAAATATGGCCCTACTGAACTAGATGACCATTTTATGAGCTTTAATACTATTTGTGATGCCACTCAAGAAAGACAGGACGCAATGTTTAATTTAGTAGAACAAGACTTGTCCTTAATGATTGTTATTGGTGGTTTTAACTCTTCAAACACAACTCACTTACAAGAAATTGCCGTAGAACATAATATTCCTTCCTATCATATAGACAGTGTAGAAAGAATTATTAGTCGCGATCGCTTAGAACATAAACCTTTGGATCAAGACCTCACGATCGCCGAAAACTGGCTACCAGATGGCGCAATTACCGTGGGTATTACTTCTGGTGCTTCTACTCCTGATAAAGTAGTGGCTGATGTGATTGAGAAAATTTTTGAGCTTAAAGCTACATCGGTGATCAGTTAG
- a CDS encoding tRNA (5-methylaminomethyl-2-thiouridylate)-methyltransferase codes for MNKVVVGLSGGVDSSVAAATLHHQGYEVIGLTLWLMKGKGQCCSEGMVDAARLCEELNIPHHIVDSRDVFQANIIDYLVSGYEAGVTPLPCSQCNRAVKFAPMLAYAQKELGTDKIATGHYARIDYDLKSDRYQLLRAVDRHKDQSYFLYDLTQELLAGSMFPLGNQTKEETRRVANEFGLTTADKPESQDLCLIEAHGSMQTFLDRYINQKEGDIVDVAGNVLGKHQGIHHYTIGQRRGLGIAAPEPLYVVKLDPVMNRVIVGDRNTGGRLECTVARLNWVSIPQPTTPIQAEVQIRYRSQPVTAQIVPLEDDRIKIIFSEHQFGVTPGQAAVLYNGDMVLGGGIIEANLD; via the coding sequence ATGAATAAAGTTGTTGTCGGCTTATCGGGTGGAGTAGACAGTTCGGTTGCTGCTGCTACTTTACACCATCAAGGATATGAAGTAATTGGGTTAACCCTATGGTTAATGAAAGGTAAAGGACAATGCTGTTCTGAAGGGATGGTTGATGCAGCCAGGCTTTGTGAAGAATTAAATATTCCCCATCACATAGTAGATAGTCGAGATGTTTTTCAAGCAAATATTATTGATTATCTAGTTAGTGGGTATGAGGCTGGAGTTACGCCGTTACCTTGTTCTCAATGTAATCGTGCGGTAAAATTTGCTCCTATGTTAGCCTATGCCCAGAAGGAATTAGGAACAGATAAAATCGCTACAGGTCATTATGCACGTATTGATTACGATTTAAAGAGCGATCGCTATCAGTTATTAAGGGCTGTAGATCGACACAAGGATCAGTCTTATTTTCTCTATGATCTAACTCAAGAATTGTTAGCAGGGTCAATGTTCCCTCTAGGTAATCAAACTAAAGAAGAAACTCGACGAGTTGCTAATGAATTTGGTTTGACAACAGCAGATAAGCCTGAAAGTCAAGATTTGTGCTTAATTGAAGCTCATGGGTCAATGCAAACCTTTTTAGATCGTTATATTAATCAAAAAGAGGGGGATATTGTCGATGTGGCTGGTAATGTTTTGGGTAAACACCAAGGAATTCACCACTATACTATTGGACAAAGAAGAGGGTTAGGTATTGCTGCGCCAGAACCTTTATATGTGGTTAAATTAGACCCTGTAATGAATCGTGTTATTGTGGGCGATCGCAATACAGGCGGACGTTTGGAATGTACTGTAGCTAGACTTAATTGGGTTTCTATTCCTCAACCTACTACTCCCATTCAAGCCGAGGTGCAAATACGTTATCGTTCTCAACCTGTTACCGCTCAAATCGTTCCCCTAGAAGATGATCGGATCAAAATTATCTTTAGTGAACATCAGTTTGGTGTTACCCCAGGTCAAGCTGCGGTACTATATAACGGCGACATGGTTCTCGGTGGTGGAATTATTGAAGCGAATCTAGATTAG
- a CDS encoding family 2 glycosyl transferase: protein MAENYWRKKESDAEFDPINSLLSELSDLEEAEEFKEDFFQGLAGRRRKAAFLLMVIWIVTISLHLVAWGEWVVIGITILTAMQILRYLLAEVETPPQPLSAEDINNDHVPKVSLLVAAKNEEAVISNSVSMLCSLDYPQDKYEVWAIDDRSSDRTPVILDKLATQYPQLKVVHRCANAGGGKSGALNQVIPQTFGEIIGVFDADAKIPPDLLKSVVPLFSQPDIGAVQIRKEIANPEENFWTKGQAAEMALDSFVQQQRIAVDGIGELRGNGQFVSRTALNSCGGWNEETITDDLDLTIRLHLANWKIGFLLTPSVLEEGVTRASSLWHQRNRWAEGGYQRYLDYWRYIFRTPMGFGKRIDLLCWMFLQYIVPAANVPDGIMAIALHRLPILSPITAILFIWGFMGMFGGLVRIYTIEGKSLNLALLMNITWQSTRGLIYMIHWQIVMLSITARMSIRPKRLKWVKTVHQGTTSLINNG, encoded by the coding sequence ATGGCAGAGAATTATTGGCGAAAAAAAGAATCCGATGCAGAATTCGACCCCATTAACTCTCTCCTATCAGAATTATCTGACCTAGAGGAAGCAGAAGAATTTAAAGAAGACTTTTTTCAAGGGTTAGCAGGGAGGAGGCGCAAGGCTGCCTTTTTGTTAATGGTGATTTGGATCGTTACAATTTCTTTACATTTAGTAGCTTGGGGGGAATGGGTGGTGATCGGCATCACAATTTTAACCGCCATGCAAATTTTACGTTATCTTTTGGCTGAAGTGGAAACACCGCCCCAACCTTTATCTGCCGAGGATATCAATAATGATCATGTGCCAAAAGTATCTCTTCTAGTAGCAGCGAAAAACGAAGAGGCAGTGATCAGTAATTCAGTATCAATGCTCTGTAGCCTAGATTATCCTCAAGATAAATATGAGGTGTGGGCAATAGATGATCGAAGTAGCGATCGCACTCCCGTTATTTTAGATAAACTAGCTACTCAATATCCTCAATTAAAAGTGGTACATCGTTGTGCTAATGCAGGCGGTGGTAAATCAGGAGCATTAAATCAAGTTATTCCCCAAACTTTCGGTGAAATTATTGGTGTTTTTGATGCTGATGCTAAAATTCCCCCCGATTTATTAAAAAGCGTTGTACCTTTATTTTCCCAGCCAGATATTGGTGCAGTACAAATTAGAAAAGAAATTGCCAACCCAGAAGAAAACTTTTGGACAAAAGGACAAGCAGCCGAAATGGCATTAGATAGTTTTGTCCAACAACAACGTATTGCAGTTGATGGTATTGGGGAATTGCGGGGTAATGGTCAGTTTGTAAGTCGCACGGCTTTAAATAGCTGCGGTGGTTGGAATGAAGAAACCATCACCGATGATCTCGATTTAACTATTCGTCTGCATTTAGCTAATTGGAAGATTGGTTTTCTACTCACTCCCTCAGTTTTAGAAGAGGGTGTAACCAGAGCCAGTTCCTTGTGGCATCAGCGTAACCGTTGGGCAGAAGGAGGTTATCAACGTTATCTCGATTACTGGCGTTATATATTCCGTACGCCAATGGGTTTTGGCAAAAGAATTGATCTACTCTGTTGGATGTTCTTGCAATATATTGTACCTGCTGCCAATGTTCCCGATGGGATTATGGCGATCGCACTTCACCGTTTACCCATCCTCTCCCCTATTACCGCTATCTTATTTATCTGGGGTTTTATGGGAATGTTTGGGGGTTTAGTGCGTATTTATACTATTGAAGGTAAATCATTAAATCTAGCATTACTAATGAACATTACTTGGCAATCAACACGAGGCTTAATTTATATGATTCATTGGCAAATTGTCATGCTTAGTATTACCGCCAGAATGTCCATTCGTCCTAAGAGACTTAAATGGGTTAAAACAGTCCATCAAGGTACAACTAGTTTAATTAATAACGGGTAA
- a CDS encoding endo-1,4-beta-xylanase: MVRKYKRINRRYFFIALAVLTGLAAILKTGKLKFGKPPISGVEELEKLDKFAVDETIPLSDRAAAKGLLYGAFPQASYPEFSQDFPFQSQFVRECRVFVAGFYWNWGGVRPTEKTYNFAATDYFANFAKENEMLLRGHPLIWYRTTPDWLIDKFIDPATTSKQIKNILIEHIKTVVTRYAGRIHSWDVVNEAINVADGDPYGLRDTKISGINDLKCPSWLDFLGIDFIDLAFQTASQADPQAMLVYNEFGLDYDYPDDEAKRNATLRLLRRLKAQGTPIDALGIQAHLDASRSDQFSPEKLRQFLKDVADLGLKIIISELDVRDRAIKGDIASRDRAVAQAYYDYLTVALEEPAVIAVTTWGLSDRYSWVQKSPRYDGSPQRPLPLDDQLRRKLAWHAIAHAFDNAPQR; this comes from the coding sequence ATGGTCAGAAAATACAAACGAATAAATAGAAGATATTTTTTTATAGCTTTAGCTGTATTAACGGGTCTTGCTGCAATATTGAAAACTGGTAAATTGAAATTTGGTAAACCACCAATTTCAGGAGTAGAAGAATTAGAAAAGTTAGATAAATTTGCTGTAGATGAAACAATTCCTTTAAGCGATCGCGCTGCTGCTAAAGGTTTATTATATGGTGCATTTCCCCAAGCAAGCTATCCAGAATTTTCGCAAGATTTCCCATTTCAATCACAGTTTGTTCGAGAATGTCGTGTATTTGTTGCTGGTTTTTATTGGAATTGGGGCGGTGTTCGTCCGACTGAAAAAACCTATAATTTTGCTGCAACGGATTATTTTGCCAATTTTGCCAAGGAAAACGAAATGCTATTGCGCGGTCATCCTCTAATTTGGTATCGCACTACCCCAGACTGGTTAATAGATAAATTTATCGATCCTGCTACAACTAGCAAACAAATTAAAAATATTTTAATTGAACATATTAAAACCGTAGTTACTAGATATGCAGGACGCATTCATTCTTGGGACGTAGTTAATGAAGCAATTAACGTTGCAGATGGAGATCCCTATGGATTACGAGATACTAAAATTAGCGGTATTAATGATCTAAAATGTCCTAGTTGGCTTGATTTTTTAGGTATTGATTTTATCGATCTTGCTTTTCAAACTGCTTCTCAAGCTGACCCCCAGGCGATGCTAGTTTATAATGAATTCGGCTTGGATTATGATTATCCTGATGATGAAGCCAAAAGAAATGCCACCCTCAGACTGCTGCGAAGGTTAAAAGCCCAAGGTACTCCTATTGATGCTTTGGGTATTCAAGCACATTTAGATGCCTCAAGAAGTGATCAATTTAGTCCCGAAAAACTGCGCCAATTCCTCAAAGATGTAGCAGACTTAGGATTAAAAATAATTATATCTGAGCTTGATGTTAGAGATAGAGCAATTAAAGGAGATATAGCAAGTCGCGATCGCGCTGTTGCCCAAGCATATTACGATTATCTAACCGTTGCTTTAGAAGAACCTGCGGTAATTGCTGTAACTACCTGGGGTTTGAGCGATCGCTATAGTTGGGTGCAAAAGTCTCCTCGCTATGATGGATCTCCTCAACGACCTTTACCTTTAGATGATCAATTAAGACGTAAACTTGCTTGGCACGCGATCGCCCATGCTTTTGATAATGCACCTCAACGTTAA
- a CDS encoding O-antigen polymerase, with the protein MKELILYPPIFGALLFGALGSFIILFYLTKDKIIATTIHQIADYIFLFIVSGVTTFPFSHLDIRSIGTPEKGLFSALLLIIIYTAALILLRVQLKQIIINIIILLKQRYLGFYIALLIFSTLWSGSTWLSFKAAISLIAISVFAVYFARQFNWQQIFKLLRWNQTFIAFYSAFLAIFDPSEGRMTKGWSGAVGHPIDLGNMMALTASLWLLHGIQNPKYRPRSFFFAVICTVIMQLANSAGAFIVFISLIVIIFIPAIFRKLNFLQANLLFTLIMSFFGMLSVWVLGNLNSTFSLLDKDLTLTGRVPLWNLLIESRILPKLWLGYGYSGFWQPWQGANSPSAIITRLIGEWAVHAHNGFLDIILNLGLIGFSLFVLCLITNIGQSIKLILENRTKEIVLPLVILTFILVSNLSQTSIIAPSYVWFLFVLVTVRLQLDKKLSREKKEAWFSYQPQIPSY; encoded by the coding sequence ATGAAAGAACTGATTCTGTATCCTCCTATTTTTGGAGCATTACTATTTGGTGCGCTAGGAAGCTTTATAATTTTATTTTATTTAACTAAAGATAAAATAATTGCCACGACTATACATCAAATAGCCGACTATATTTTCTTATTTATTGTCTCTGGAGTTACCACTTTTCCTTTCTCCCATTTAGATATACGTTCAATAGGTACTCCTGAAAAAGGACTATTTTCAGCCTTATTATTAATAATAATATATACTGCTGCCCTAATTCTTTTAAGAGTTCAGCTAAAGCAAATTATAATTAATATCATAATCCTTTTAAAACAAAGATATTTAGGTTTTTATATTGCTTTATTAATTTTTTCTACTTTGTGGTCGGGGAGTACTTGGCTTAGTTTTAAAGCAGCAATATCCTTGATAGCAATTAGCGTTTTCGCTGTTTATTTTGCTAGGCAATTCAATTGGCAACAAATTTTTAAATTACTGCGCTGGAATCAAACATTTATAGCATTTTATAGTGCTTTTTTGGCTATATTTGATCCTTCAGAGGGGCGAATGACTAAAGGATGGTCTGGGGCTGTTGGGCATCCCATCGATTTAGGTAACATGATGGCACTAACTGCTTCTTTATGGTTATTACATGGAATTCAAAATCCTAAATATCGCCCAAGATCATTCTTTTTTGCAGTTATTTGTACTGTAATCATGCAACTGGCAAATTCAGCAGGGGCATTTATTGTATTTATTTCTTTAATTGTAATTATATTTATTCCAGCAATTTTTAGAAAGTTAAACTTTTTACAGGCTAATCTTTTATTTACATTGATTATGTCTTTCTTTGGAATGTTAAGTGTTTGGGTGCTGGGTAACTTAAATAGTACCTTTTCTTTACTAGATAAAGATTTAACTTTAACAGGCAGAGTTCCTTTGTGGAATTTATTAATAGAAAGTAGAATTTTACCGAAACTTTGGTTGGGTTATGGTTATTCAGGATTTTGGCAACCGTGGCAAGGTGCGAATAGTCCCTCTGCCATTATTACTCGTTTAATTGGAGAATGGGCTGTTCATGCTCATAATGGATTTTTAGATATTATTCTTAATCTTGGTTTGATAGGTTTCTCACTATTTGTTTTATGTCTAATAACTAACATTGGACAATCTATTAAACTAATATTAGAAAATCGTACAAAAGAAATAGTCTTACCTTTAGTTATTTTGACTTTTATTTTAGTTAGTAATCTTTCCCAAACATCAATTATTGCTCCTAGTTATGTTTGGTTCTTATTTGTTTTAGTCACAGTTAGATTGCAATTAGATAAAAAGTTGAGTCGAGAAAAAAAAGAAGCTTGGTTTTCATATCAACCACAAATACCTTCTTATTAA